The Saccharopolyspora gregorii genomic interval GTAGACGCCGTTGCGGACCAGCCGCCGTTCGTAGGCGAAACCGATCCCGAAGATCACGAACAGGACGGCGGCGGGGATCAAGAACAGCACGCGCGGCAGCCTACCGGTCCGGATCGGGCGGTACGGCCGGTTCGGTCGATCTTCCGGCTTCGCCGCGGGTATTCCCCTGCGCTCACCCGGGTCGTGGTGCGGCCGGGATCGGCCGGGCGCACTCCGCGCCGCGGCAGCCCTGCAGCGCGTCGAGGTGCCGGTCGAGGAACGCCCGCACCTGCGCGTAGCGGGCGTCGTCGTGCTTCGACGCCAGTTCGTCCGGGTCCACGTGCAGGTCGTAGAGCTCGTGGTCGCCGCTGACGTACCGGACGTAGAGGTAGCGTTCGGTGCGGATCGCCTCGTAGGCGGCGTCGAGGACCTGGCTGTGGTCGTCGCGCGGTTTCGCCGGCGCGGGCGGTGATGCGGAACCGTCCTGGTCCAGGTCGCCTGCCCCGGCCGCCCGGCCCGACGCCACGTCCAGCGCGGACGCTCCGTCGCCCGCCGCGCCCGGCCGCACCGGGTCGGGCAGCGCGCCTTCCGCGGCCTCGTGCAGCAGTGGTCTTCCGGTGCGCAGCAACGGGTCCCGGGCGAACGGCAGCAGTGAACGCCCGTCCAGCGGGATCGTCGGTTCCGCCCCGCCGATGTCGGTGATGGTGGCGGTGAGGTCGGTGTTCGTGCTCAGCTCCGGCACGTGCGCGCCGCCCGCGATGCCCGGCCCGCGCAGCAGCAGCGGCACGTGCGCCGCCGCCTCGTGCGGCAGGAACTTGCCGGTCGGGACGCGGTGCTGGCCGAAGAAGAAACCGTTGTCCGACACGAACATCAGGTAGGTGTCGTCGAGCTCCCCGTTGGCGCGCAGCGCGTCGACGATCCGCTGCACCGCTTCGTCCACGGCCAGCAGCGATTCCAGGCGCAGCCGGTAGCTGGTGGTGATCTCGGTGCCGGTGGCCGCCGAGATCTCCGGGTAGTCGCGGAGGAACTCCGGCTTGTCCGCCACGTCCTGCTCGCCGTAGGACGCGTCGTACGGCGGCCGTTCCGCGGCGAACTCGCCCTGGTGGCGCAGCGCGGGCCGCGGGCCACGACCGACCCGGAAGAAGTCGCCGTTGTCCGGGGCGCCGTGCACGTTCTCCCCGTGCGGGGCCAGGAACGCCACGCTCAGGAAGAACGGGTCGTCCGCCGCCGACCGCCGGTCGATGAAGTCGATCGCCTTGTCCCGGTAGACGTCGGTCTGGTACATCGCCGGGTCCTGCACCCACGGGTCGCCGTAGGTGCGCAACCGACCGTTCTCGTTCAACCGGTAGCCGTACATGTCGTAGGTGGTCGGGTCGATCGAGCCGCGCCACTCGTCCCAGCCCGGTGGCACGTGCGTCTCGTCCGACTTGCCGTAGCCGTTCGGGTACTTGCCGATGTGCGAGGTCGTGTAGCCGGCCCGCTGCATCCACACCGGCAACGCGTTCTCCTCGTCCAGCGCGTCGTAGCCGCCGAGCGGCGGCGCGTTGTGCCGCACCCCGTTGTTGTGCGCCAACTGTCCACTGAGGAAGGTCGAGCGGGAGGGGCAGCACAGCGGGAACGACGCGTAGTACCGGTCGAACGTGGCGCCGCCCAACCCCAGCAGCCGCTGCACGTTCGGCATGAACCGCACGCTGTCCAGCCACTGGTCGTCGGTCATCACCACGACTACGTTCGGCCTGCTCGCGGGGGCGGCGGTGCGCACCGGACGGGCGCAGCCCGCCAGCAGCACGCCGAGAACCAGCAGCACGGCGACCGGGATTCGGGTGGTTCCGGCGGAACGGGCCATGGCCTCGATTTCCGCGCCGCGCCGCGGAGAAGTCAAGCTCCCCGGGGCGGTGGAACACGTTCAGCCGCGTCCCATCGGGTCATCTTCGGCGGGGTGGATCGATCCGGCGGGAACCGGCCGCCACCCCATCGGCGGGATCAGTAGCCGTCGCCGCCGAAGAAGGTCTCCTCCAGCTGGTCCGCCGTGTCCGCCACCAGCTGCAGCGGGTCGAGGAACTCGTTGATGTCGAGGTTCAGCAGCGGCAGCGAGTGGCGCAGCACCACGTGCTCACCCATGATCACCGCGCCGCAGACGACGGAGGTCTCGCCGATCTCCTTGAGCACCAGTCGCAGGTCCACGTCCGAGACGAGCCCGCACACCGAGGCGATCTGGACCCACTCCTCGCGCTGGTCCAGCACCTCCCGGCAAACGATGATCACCTGGCTGCGCTCGTCCTCGTACTCGATGAGGATGCGGATCTCGTCGCCGGTGTCCTCGATGACGCGGTACTCGGACCGGACGAATGCGGCGATGTCGTCCCACGTGGCCAAGGTGCCCCCAAGGTCGTCGATCGTGCCGCCGCGAGACTAGTGCACCTGATCATGTCGCGGGAACCGCTCGGCAGCGTGATCCGGTTGGCCCGATCGCACCGCCGCACCACCGGATCCGGCGACGCGGCGTGCACCGCCGCGGCAACGGGGTGGACCCGCCGGTTCTGCGGGTGAACGGACCGTTCGTCCCATCTGGTTGGACGAACGGTCCGTTCACTCCGCCCGGAGTGCGGCAGCGGTTATCGCCGAGTGAACGGACCGTCTGCCCAATCCGGTTGGACGAACGGTCCGTTCGCTCCGAACGGCTCGTGGCCGCCCCGCACGGCTCGAACCGCTCCCGTCCTCCCCCGGTGAACGGACCGTTCGTCCCATCTCCTTGGACGAACGGTCCGTTCACTCCACACCGCGCACGGGTGCCGGGGCGCTGCCTGCACACCGGTCTCGGAGTGAACGGACCGCTTGCCCCATCCCGCTGGACGAACGGTCCGTTCACTCCGCGGCGGATCAGCGGTGGGACGGGAACTCCACCACCTGCTGGTACGTCGGCCGGTTCTGCCAGCTGATCGGGTCGTGCGCGATGCCGCCGATCTTGTTGTGCACGATCGCGTCGGCGCACCACTGGTCGCCGGGTTCGCAGTCGGCGTCACCGGGGTAGGTCTGCTCGGCCGGCGTGTCGGCGGCGGCGCGGAGGCTGTCCTGCAGCGCCTGCCGGCACGCGTCGAGGTCTCCTTCACCGCACAGCGAGTTCCCGGGCGCGGCGGGCCCGGTGCCGAACCCGCCGGGCACCTCGTCGCCGAGCGCGCCGCGCAGGTTCTTCGACACCTGCCCGTACCAGCCGTTGAGGAACGCCGAGCCCTGGTGCGGCTGCCCGACGTGCAGCCCGGGTTCCTCGTTCTGCCAACCGGAGGGCGATTCGTTGATGTGCTCGGCGCCGGTCAGCGCCCGGTAGGCGTCGGCGCCCACGGCGGGTTCGAAGATGCCGCGGGTGAGCTGCGGCCACCAGGCGTCGAGGAGTTCGACGGCGTCGGCGTGCGCGTACTCCCGGCTGCCGGGTTCGGTCTCGGTGCGGAGGCCGCCGTCGGCGAGCCAGGCGCGCAGCGAGTCGATCTCCCCGGCGAGCGCCGGGTCGACGGGCCCGCTGTCGAGCACCCGCAGCAGGTCCGGCAGCACGCGTTCGGCGCGCAGGTCGGCGACGGCGGCCTCGGACATGGCGCGGGTCAGTTCGGCCCGGTCGACGCCGCCCTGGGCGACGAGTCCGCGGACGCGG includes:
- a CDS encoding sulfatase family protein, whose amino-acid sequence is MARSAGTTRIPVAVLLVLGVLLAGCARPVRTAAPASRPNVVVVMTDDQWLDSVRFMPNVQRLLGLGGATFDRYYASFPLCCPSRSTFLSGQLAHNNGVRHNAPPLGGYDALDEENALPVWMQRAGYTTSHIGKYPNGYGKSDETHVPPGWDEWRGSIDPTTYDMYGYRLNENGRLRTYGDPWVQDPAMYQTDVYRDKAIDFIDRRSAADDPFFLSVAFLAPHGENVHGAPDNGDFFRVGRGPRPALRHQGEFAAERPPYDASYGEQDVADKPEFLRDYPEISAATGTEITTSYRLRLESLLAVDEAVQRIVDALRANGELDDTYLMFVSDNGFFFGQHRVPTGKFLPHEAAAHVPLLLRGPGIAGGAHVPELSTNTDLTATITDIGGAEPTIPLDGRSLLPFARDPLLRTGRPLLHEAAEGALPDPVRPGAAGDGASALDVASGRAAGAGDLDQDGSASPPAPAKPRDDHSQVLDAAYEAIRTERYLYVRYVSGDHELYDLHVDPDELASKHDDARYAQVRAFLDRHLDALQGCRGAECARPIPAAPRPG